The genome window GTACTGAAACCATCATATGGAAGATAAATTTTTGCGTCACTTGGAAGTCAAAAAATAACTGTAGTTATGTACTTCCAAGTAATGGAAGCTACAAGCCATGGTCTGGCAGGTAGAGAGTGGGGAAGAAAGACCCAGGCTGTGTTTTGAATTCCAATGATGAGatctaaatttataattttatggtattttgttatgtacATGTTTTAGGTCATAAGTATAAAAGGCATTTTGACATCATGCCTTTACCAGATCTGCCTTGGTGCCAGTGGTGAAATCATTTGTTTATTCACACTCTTTGATATTCACCTGAGATGAATTGGTTCATATCTGAAGTGTTACCATTTTGTTAATCTAAAATGTCTCATTGTCACCTTGCAGTGGAAAGCAACATTGAAATGCTGCTACTGTCTGTAAAGGTCATTTGCTCTGCTTTTTACCTTTGAagtaattttcagttttatttgctcGAAAGAGAGAACACTTGATTTTTTGCCCTGTTCACCTCTCTTGTGATTACCTGGGGCAGGATGATTTTGTCTTGAATGAACCTTCTCCCCTGCTTTCTTTAGTTTCTACTCTCTTTCTGGAGTTTAAAGCACACTGTTATGAGAATAGCCAGACCCACCACCATCATTTGCTTGAGGagcaaaagcaataaaacaaaaccaaaaaacagaaacactgtTTCAGACTGTCTTGATGGTGGTATATATTCTGGGATAGAATCAGGaacaaaaacttttcaaaaacttCCCAgactgttttttccctttcagtataGAGATCTTACTGTGGTGCCTACGAAATCCAGGCCAACTTCCAGATTGAGTGCTTCTTTCAGATGTCTCTAGGAAAGCACAGTGAACACAAAGATCTCTATCTGGGACTCAAAAGTTAATGAGAAAAGGGGATTCAGTTGCTCACTTGAGTGTTGTGGAAGTGATTCACTGATTcttaattgcattttttttctctaggtCTAGTTTGCATAAAGATGATGTTAATCCTTTTCTAGGTAGACAACTTCCTTGATTTCGAAGATTTGGACTTGGATGAAGAGATTAAGCCCCAAATGAGTAAGGGTatgctttctgtttcctttctacACTGCTTGACCTCTTTCTAGAAACTACAAATAAGACTttagacagcttttcttttctttctttttttggggggcaaTGCTTACCTCTACTTTCCCTGAGACAGGAAAAACTGGAGTCCTGCAGTCTCTTTTTCGATAATAAAGATTTCAGCTGAAAGGTCAAACAAAACTTGTTGAAGGTTGTAACGTCTTTGGTCTTAAATGAAGGAAAAGTgttcttcctcccaccccacccatttACcatttgattgatttttggatAATTGTCTCAGAGTCATTTAAGTCAAACCCTTATTTCTTAGAAGCACCATGTTGTAAATTGAGATTATTTTTGAGTGCTACTTAAAATATCAGTTgatcataaaaatcataaaaattatgagaattgatcataaaataaacaaaaagaaaataaaatccaaatcttTGCTTTTATAACTATTTATTAATATGTAAACCAAACAATTAAAACTAAAGCTATAGTGTGAATGTTTCTTCTGGGGCTTTCCCTGAGGTTTATGTAGATGAGGCCTGTTCCTTTCTTGGTTAACGTTTCTGTGTAAGCCTAGGTATCCTTTGTTGCTCAAAGGGGCTTTGAAATATGTTCAAAATTTGAGTTACTTGTTTTGAAAACTCTCATTCCTAATTTAATATGCAAGAATATCTCAAAATTAGTTGCATGTTAGGGAAGGGGCAGTTTCCATGGGGGTTTGGTTGTTGGTGTTTGATTGTTGTTTGCAGTCCTTAGGTGGTCATAAACAGCAATTATGGTCATTATTGTTGGGGAAGAGGGCTTCTTTATAATCACACAGGAGTTAAAGTGCAGGGTGTAGTTGGTTGGGGGATGGCCACTGTCTGTAAACTGACTGTATAAGCCTCTGCTTTGGCTTCTCTGTTTGCCTGAATTTGAGAGGCTTTGGTAATTGGAagcaattaacatttttattctgcTTCCAAACATCACACTACTCCACTGAAGACACTGTTACTCAAGCACTCTGTTAACCAGTAgactttgcagattttttttccgTACTTGCTTGGTTCAAGGGAGATCAGAGATCTAACAGAATCACAGAGGTTCTCTTAACTTTAATGCCTTAGGCATCTCTGAATTTCTTTATTCAGCAGTTTAGAGGCTCTGATTGGATTAGAAGGGATTGCTGAGGATTCATGAGGAAGCCAGATTTGTGGAGCAAGCACACTGTTTCTGGGTTTTGGGTGATTTGGGGAAAGGGAACAGATTCCTGGGTCCTGTTCCTAAGAAGGAGTCTAACTCAGAAGGGCTTTTGTGGCATCTAGTGATCTGCATTTTTAACTACTAcccccaggggattctgataTAGTTCATCTGTGGATGATACTTGGAGTCTGCTTGTATACCTTTGcaacataaaattaatttcataggAGGGCACAAAAGTGCACAGGTTGAACATTTTTGTGATGGTTTAAACTTCTTGCTTTCTGCCAGTAATGAGAAGGTCTGTATACTGACATAATCCTACATAGCCAGCGAATCTGATTTTGgttgtatcaatattttaaattagtcTTCTTAccttttccattattttcacattgttttctttaaacactttttttttttttttttttttggctgcgttgggtctttctctagttgaggcacacgggggctactcttctctgtggtgcatgtgcttctcattgcggtggcttcccttgttgtgcagcacgggctctaggtgcacaggctccaggagttgcagcacgcaggctcagtagtcgtggcacccAGGCCCgagagcacacaggcttcagtagttgcagcgggcaggctccgtagttgtagctcacgggctctagagtgcaggctcagtagttgcagctcatgggctctagagcgcaggctcagtagttgtggcacacaggcttagttgctccgcagcatgtgggatcttcccggaccagggatcaaacctgtgtcccctgcattggcaggtggattctcaaccactgtaccgccagggaagtccctctttaaccatctttgaaggtttttttttttttttttttttttttttttttttttttttttttttttttaccagatctgtttctgttgtttaaaaaattgcaaagaaaTGTCTCACTAGTATGATTTTTCTGGAAATCAGATAACAGGTAGTTTTGCATTTGTGTATAAAAGCTTACTGAGGTAGGGCCGGGGAGGCACCAGCTGCCGCGCGGGGAGGAGGCCGAGGCCGCAGCTTGAGGGAGGCCCCGGCCCCTCTGCGCCTGTGTCTGGCAGAGCCGGTGTGAGACCAAGAGACAATCCTTCCCAGCCGCCGGGATAATCAAGAGTTTTGGCCGGAACTTTGAACACACACCAAGATAGTGAAGAGCCAGACGAAAAGCACAGACTATGGCGCTGAAACGGATTAATAAGGAACTTAGTGATTTGGCCCGTGACCCTCCAGCACAATGTTCTGCAGGTCCAGTTGGGGATGATATGTTTCATTGGCAAGCCACAATTATGGGACCTAATGACAGCCCATATCAAGGCGGTGTATTCTTTTTGACAATTCATTTTCCTACAGACTACCCCTTCAAACCACCTAAGGTTGCATTTACAAcaagaatttatcatccaaaTATTAACAGTAATGGCAGCATTTGTCTCGATATTCTAAGATCACAGTGGTCTCCTGCTTTAACTATTTCTAAAGTTCTTTTATCCATTTGTTCACTGCTATGTGATCCAAACCCAGATGACCCCCTAGTGCCAGAGATTGCACGGATCTATAAAACAGACAGAGATAAGTACAACAGAATATCTCGGGAATGGACTCAGAAGTATGCCATGTGATGCTACCTTAAAGTCAGAATAACCTGCATTATAGCTGGAATAAACTTTAAATTACTGTTCCTTTTTTGATTTTCTTATCCGGCTGCTCCCCTATCAGACctcatcttttttaattttattttttgtttacctCCCTCCATTCATTCACATGCTCATCTGAGAAGACTTAAGCTCTTCCAGCTTTGGACAATAACTGCTTTTAGAAACTGTAAAGTAGTTACAAGAGAACAGTTGCCCAagattcagaattttttaaaaaatggagcatGTGTATTATGTGGCCAATGTCTTCACTCTAACTTGGTTATGAGACTAAAACCATTCCTCACTGCTCTAACATGCTGAAGAATCAtcagagggggagggagatggaTGCTGAGTTGTCACATCAAAGGAAGCAGCATTATTCTAGCAGCATCCATTCTTGTTTAAGCCTTCCACTGTTAGAGATTTGAGGTTACATGATATACTTTATGCTCATAACTGATGTGGCTGGAGAATTGGTATTGAATTTATAGCATCAGCAGAACAGAAAATGTGATGTATTTTATGCATGTCAATAAAGGAATGACCTGTTCTTGTTCTACAGAGAATGGAAATTGGAAGTCAAACACCCTTTGTATTCCAAAATAGGGTCTcaaacattttgtaattttcatttaaattgttaGGAGGCTTGGAGCTATTAGTTAATCTATCTTCCAATACACTGTTTAATATAGCACTGAATAAATGATGCAAGTTGTCAATGGATGAGTGATCAACTAATAGCTCTGCtagtaattgatttatttttcttcaataaagTTGCATAAACCAATGAGTTAGCTGCCTGGATTAATCAGTATGGGAAACAATCTTTTGTAAATGCAAAGCTGTTTTTTGTATATACTGTTGGGATTTGCTTCATTGTTTGACATCAAATGATGGTGTAAAGTTCTAGAGAGTGAATATTTTGCCATGTTCAGTTAAAAGTGTGCAGTCTGTTACAGGTTGACACATTGATTGACCTGATTTATGCAGAATTAATAAGCTATTCAGATAGTGTAGCTTTGCAGGCTGCACATGATACTGGCAGCCCGGGGGTTCACAGAGGGACTTGGGGCCCAGCAGTTCTGAAACGTGTATATGGAGTTTAAGAAATTTACTTTCCAGGTGCAGCCCCCACCTAACTAAATGTTTTCTTCACCTTGTACACTTGACAGCTGGAAAAACCATAACATGGGAGTAATAATGGgtcaaaatttacaaaataaagtacTGTTTCGGTGTGGGAGTTGTCATGAGGCTATGTTGAAGTGACTTAACTATGTGGgatattgagttttttttttaatggagtgaGTATCCATTAAAATGAATTTGTTCAGCCATTTACATTAATGAGCATTTAAATGCAACAGATATCATTTCAGGTGACTtaacatgaatgaataaaagtcaatgctattggattaaaaaaaaaaaaaaaaaaaagcttactgaGGCTGAACCAAGTCTCAGTGGACTTGGATGAGCTAGTCAGGACCTTCCCAGGTGTAAAATAATGTGAAAAGCCAAGGCTAAAAAGCAAGCTAGGCTTCAGTGATCTATTCCAAttaccaaaaagaccaccaagcTTCACAATTTTCATAATGCACAATCTGGGTCATTTGAAAGGAAAGAAGATAGAAATAGTTGTGCCAGGGTGGATTTTAGATTGCGTCTGATTTGTATTACACTTCACGAATGGGAGCAGAAGGTGAATATTTATATCAGACGGGAAACGTGACATTTTAAACAGGCAAGTTGCTTGTATAATTTTGGCAGCTGAGAGGTTTACTGATTAGATTCTGTTATTATTGTTTAAGCAACAGATTTGCCTGGGGCAACGAGGAAGTGAGTTGCGTATTGTTTTTCTACCACTGACTTTATTTGttcacctttttcattttcataaatattctcCAAGATTCAGGCGCTTGTTTCTGTCCTGGTATTTGGCTTATTGTTTTGGCAGCCCAGGTGGAGATAGTTTTTCCAAGCAGACAACTCAGTGCCGTGCTATTGACCAGTTGTTGGAGGGAACCTTGGCCACAGAGTTTGGTGCCCTGTGTTTATTTGACGTCACATTAaccattttttcctcctttgagaTAAGATAGTTAACCTGATGGTTAGTTACTGTCATGCTCCAGACTGTTACCCGGAAAGATTATTATTTGGAATAGGTATTAGTTATTATGCTTTGGCCATTGGAGTAGGAAAAATCTTCTGGTCGTCTTTATTTTTTACCCACTCAGTTGGCCCGGCGTGTTCTCTGGATGAGTGCAGAAGGTCAAAGAGACTTTTTTGAGGTCTACTTTTCAGAATTATACTGTCTTATACAAGTTTCTTGACCAGTGGGTATACTTATGCTATGGTTGATTGTGTTGGATGAAAACGGGCAACTGATTCCTGCTCAAAGATTGGCAACcttatttgatttccattttcaagcTCTCCAGTACTCCCAGTTCTAATGAAGgcatcattttctctctctctccctcttattttaaaaaattctttccttaTCTGCAACTTTAAGGCTTTATGTAGCCTATGAATGACGTGGACTCTTATTCAAAGATATTTAACAACTGTGACTGGATCctggaataaaataaagaataaaacagatcTGGTTCCTGTCCTTATGGAAATTCATAGTTTATTGGAAGAATCAGACATATCACAAATATGTAATTACATATGCTCTAGATCTCATGAGAGCACATGGCAGGGGAATTTAATTTGTCCATGGATCAGAGAAAGTGCTGAGAGCCTGAGATCTAAAGGATGAGTAATTATTAACCGGGTGAGGGGTGGGTAAGAGAATATAGGAACAGCATAAGAACAGTGTGTGTAAAGGTCCTGAGCTAGGAGAAGATGGCATATTTCAGCCAACATAGAGTTTAGGCATTTCATTTACTTTCCACTTGGGACTGTTAAAATCATTCTTTCATTGCTTAGAAGATCACTAAGAGATCATTGAGAGCGAAAAATCCTTGCTTCGAAATGTTCCTCTATCCCTGttcctccagttttgtttttttttaatgtgcaaacTTATCCATCTAATAAATTCAAACTTGAAAGCCATATCAACCACAAAGGCAAATGCTTCCACTCCATTCCTGAGAAGAGAACAGAATTGGGATGATAATTCCACCCTTTCAATAATTCCTCT of Balaenoptera ricei isolate mBalRic1 chromosome 8, mBalRic1.hap2, whole genome shotgun sequence contains these proteins:
- the LOC132370765 gene encoding ubiquitin-conjugating enzyme E2 D3 — encoded protein: MALKRINKELSDLARDPPAQCSAGPVGDDMFHWQATIMGPNDSPYQGGVFFLTIHFPTDYPFKPPKVAFTTRIYHPNINSNGSICLDILRSQWSPALTISKVLLSICSLLCDPNPDDPLVPEIARIYKTDRDKYNRISREWTQKYAM